In a genomic window of Chrysemys picta bellii isolate R12L10 chromosome 23, ASM1138683v2, whole genome shotgun sequence:
- the MAP7D1 gene encoding MAP7 domain-containing protein 1 isoform X2, producing MERRPEREAEAMRPRAQAKAATPPGQSVPKSDQPAPAAAPSPSTGETLPPRSDWPAPPAATSMGECIPPQSDQPSPPPTPAPVAVTPLGEALPPRRDQPDPATAPTPTGEALPPRRDQPDPATAPTPTGEAPPPRGDQPAPATAPTPPGEALPPRGDQPAPATAPTPPGEALPPQGDQPAPAAAPPPPEEALPPQRDQPAPAAAPPPPGEALPPQRDQPAPAPPPPEEALPPQRDQPAPAAAPPPPEEALPPRGDQPAPVVAPAAVEGTPTFAKSPPGNARLSPAAATPPGEALPRRSNGPSPATAASPPPAAAATSPRPKQGAQKAEARQRQAKERREERAKYLATKRALWLEKEEKAKVLRERQLEDRRKRLEEQRLKAEKRRAILEERQRQKLEKNKERYEAAIQRSAKKTWAEIRQQRWSWAGALHQSSPRHKNGASRCSVSAVNLPKHVDSIINKRLSKSSATLWNSPSRNRSLQLSPWESSIVDRLMTPTLSFLARSRSAVTLAGTGKEQVPVCPRSASTSPLSPCNNHRLQHRCWERRRVVASSPEVTPRRRVESSPKKKEKKDKERENAKERSALSRERGLKKHQPQPGSQPRLPRPSADSSPRPKNRPSSPATPNHRPASPSPGLGSPHKPPLPRSVHSSRKGRPRAKEERESQLKAREKKEEEEERGTASPAPPDTPKTPGPAEQPPGVTAPSGSPSPTPAPATPSGKPMAGTTDREEAARLLTEKRRQAREQREREEQERREQEERERRQREEQAQREAQEQAQREAELRRLEEEQRRQQEERRRQEERQAEERARAEQEETERLQKQREEAEARAREEAERQRLEREKHFQREEQERLERKKRLEEIMKRTRKSDAADAKKKDEKKMVNGKEAKQETDASPGCGKRAGLLAKEEELPESETPSTESQGVRTGPVPEGLQQSPPSKDVAPLVNGVQPGKHENGFPGKEVGQGVLELSQHSGSTDPIIPFGDKEPFLKTAVVKPPQVTEVL from the exons CTAAAGCAGCAACCCCTCCAGGGCAGAGCGTCCCCAAGagtgaccagccagctcctgctgcagccccctccccgtctACAGGAGAAACACTGCCCCCCAGGAGTGACTGGCCTGCCCCTCCCGCAGCGACCTCTATGGGAGAGTGCATCCCCCCCCAGAGCGACcagccttccccccctcccacgcctgCCCCTGTTGCAGTGACTCCTCTGGgagaagccctgcccccccggcgaGACCAGCCAGACCCTGCCACTGCCCCAACACCTACAGgagaagccctgcccccccggcgaGACCAGCCAGACCCTGCCACTGCCCCAACACCTACAggagaagccccgcccccccggggagaccagccagcccctgccactgccccaacACCTCCAGgagaagccctgcccccccggggagaccagccagcccctgccactgcccccacacctcctggagaagccctgcccccccagggagaccagccagcccctgccgctgcccccccacctccagaagaagccctgccgccccagcgagaccagccagcccctgccgctgctcccccacctccaggagaagccctgccgccccagcgagaccagccagcccctgctcccccacctccaGAAGAAGCCTTGCCGCCCCAGCGagaccagccagcccctgccgctgCTCCCCCACCTCCAGAAGAAGCTCTGCCCCCCCGGGGAGACCAGCCAGCCCCAGTAGTTGCTCCAGCTGCTGTGGAAGGGACCCCTACATTTGCAAAGAGCCCTCCAGGAAATGCCCGGctttccccagctgcagccaccccCCCAGGAGAAGCGCTACCCCGCAGGAGCAATGGGCCATCCCCTGCCACCGCTGCTTCTCCACCGCCTGCCGCAGCGGCCACCAGCCCCAGGCCCAAGCAAG GTGCCCAGAAAGCCGAAGCGAGGCAGAGGCAGGCGAAGGAGCGGAGGGAGGAGCGGGCCAAGTACCTGG CCACCAAGCGAGCGCTGTggctggagaaggaggagaaggCCAAGGTGCTGCGGGAGAGGCAGCTGGAGGATCGCAGgaagcggctggaggagcagaggcTGAAGGCAGAGAAGCGTCGGGCCATCCTGGAGGAGCGCCAGAGGCAGAAGCTGGAGAAGAACAAG GAGCGCTACGAAGCCGCCATCCAGAGGTCAGCCAAGAAGACCTGGGCCGAGATCCGGCAGCAGAGGTGGTCGTGGGCTGGCGCGCTGCACCAGAGCTCCCCCCGGCACAAGAATG GTGCGAGCCGGTGCTCAGTGTCCGCTGTTAACCTCCCCAAACACGTGGACTCTATAATCAACAAGCGGCTCTCCAAATCCTCCGCCACTCTCTGGAACTCTCCCAGTAGAA ACCGGAGCTTGCAGCTGAGCCCCTGGGAGAGCAGCATCGTGGACCGGCTCATGACGCCCACCCTCTCCTTCCTGGCCCGCAGCAGAAGCGCCGTGACGCTGGCCGGCACTGGCAAGGAGCAGG tgcCGGTGTGCCCCCGCTCCGCCTCCACCAGCcccctcagcccctgcaacaaccACCGCCTGCAGCACCGCTGCTGGGAGCGCCGCAGGGTGGTGGCCAGCAGCCCGGAGGTGACGCCGCGCCGGAGAGTTGAGTCCTCGCCC AAGAAGAAGGAGAAGAAGGACAAGGAGCGGGAGAACGCCAAGGAGCGGAGCGCCCTGTCTCGCGAGCGGGGCCTCAAGAagcaccagccccagcccggcagccagcccagactccCCCGGCCCTCCGCGGACAGCAG CCCGAGGCCAAAGAACCGGCCCTCATCACCTGCCACCCCCAACCACCGGCCGGCTTCCCCCAGCCCAGGCCTCGGCTCGCCCCACAAGCCGCCACTGCCCCGCAGCGTCCACTCCTCCCGCAAGGGCCGGCCCAGGGCCAAGGAGGAGCGCGAGAGCCAGCTGAAGGCACGcgagaagaaggaggaggaagaggagaggggaacagcctccccagccccgcctgaCACTCCCAAGACCCCTGGGCCCGCTGAGCAGCCCCCAG GTGTTACTGCCCCCtctggcagccccagccccacgccagcTCCTGCCACGCCTTCGGGCAAACCCATGGCGGGCACCACAGACCGAGAAGAGGCAGCCCGGCTCCTGACAGAGAAACGCCGGCAAGCCCGCGAGCAGCGTGAGCGTGAGGAGcaggagcgccgggagcaggaGGAGCGGGAGAG GCGCCAGAGGGAGGAGCAGGCCCAGCGGGAAGCCCAGGAGCAGGCGCAGCGGGAGGCCGAGCTCCGccggctggaggaggagcagaggcgGCAGCAGGAGGAGCGGCGCCGCCAGGAGGAGCGCCAGGCCGAGGAGCGGGCCCGAGCCGAGCAGGAGGAGACGGAGCGGCTGCAGAAGCAG agggaggaggcagaggcgcgGGCCCGCGAGGAGGCCGAGAGGCAGCGGCTGGAACGGGAGAAGCATttccagagggaggagcaggagcgGCTGGAGAGGAAGAAG CGGCTGGAAGAGATCATGAAGAGGACGCGCAAGTCGGACGCGGCCGATGCCAAG AAGAAGGACGAGAAGAAAATGGTGAATGGGAAAGAAGCCAAACAGGAGACTGACGCCAGCCCAG GCTGTGGGAAGCGAGCAGGGctgctggcgaaggaagaggagctCCCTGAGTCAGAGACGCCCAGCACAGAGAGTCAGGGTGTGCGGACGGGCCCTGTCCCTGAGGGGCTGCAGCAAAG cccccccagcaaGGACGTGGCGCCCCTGGTGAACGGCGTGCAGCCCGGCAAGCACGAGAACGGCTTCCCCGGCAAGGAGGTGGGCCAGGGCGTGCTGGAGCTCTCACAGCACAGTGGCAGCACCGACCCCATCATCCCCTTCGGGGACAAGGAGCCCTTCCTCAAGACGGCCGTCGTCAAGCCCCCCCAGGTCACAG AAGTGCTGTGA
- the MAP7D1 gene encoding MAP7 domain-containing protein 1 isoform X4, with protein MERRPEREAEAMRPRAQAKAATPPGQSVPKSDQPAPAAAPSPSTGETLPPRSDWPAPPAATSMGECIPPQSDQPSPPPTPAPVAVTPLGEALPPRRDQPDPATAPTPTGEALPPRRDQPDPATAPTPTGEAPPPRGDQPAPATAPTPPGEALPPRGDQPAPATAPTPPGEALPPQGDQPAPAAAPPPPEEALPPQRDQPAPAAAPPPPGEALPPQRDQPAPAPPPPEEALPPQRDQPAPAAAPPPPEEALPPRGDQPAPVVAPAAVEGTPTFAKSPPGNARLSPAAATPPGEALPRRSNGPSPATAASPPPAAAATSPRPKQGAQKAEARQRQAKERREERAKYLATKRALWLEKEEKAKVLRERQLEDRRKRLEEQRLKAEKRRAILEERQRQKLEKNKERYEAAIQRSAKKTWAEIRQQRWSWAGALHQSSPRHKNDRSLQLSPWESSIVDRLMTPTLSFLARSRSAVTLAGTGKEQAVPVCPRSASTSPLSPCNNHRLQHRCWERRRVVASSPEVTPRRRVESSPKKKEKKDKERENAKERSALSRERGLKKHQPQPGSQPRLPRPSADSSPRPKNRPSSPATPNHRPASPSPGLGSPHKPPLPRSVHSSRKGRPRAKEERESQLKAREKKEEEEERGTASPAPPDTPKTPGPAEQPPGVTAPSGSPSPTPAPATPSGKPMAGTTDREEAARLLTEKRRQAREQREREEQERREQEERERRQREEQAQREAQEQAQREAELRRLEEEQRRQQEERRRQEERQAEERARAEQEETERLQKQREEAEARAREEAERQRLEREKHFQREEQERLERKKRLEEIMKRTRKSDAADAKKKDEKKMVNGKEAKQETDASPGCGKRAGLLAKEEELPESETPSTESQGVRTGPVPEGLQQSPPSKDVAPLVNGVQPGKHENGFPGKEVGQGVLELSQHSGSTDPIIPFGDKEPFLKTAVVKPPQVTEVL; from the exons CTAAAGCAGCAACCCCTCCAGGGCAGAGCGTCCCCAAGagtgaccagccagctcctgctgcagccccctccccgtctACAGGAGAAACACTGCCCCCCAGGAGTGACTGGCCTGCCCCTCCCGCAGCGACCTCTATGGGAGAGTGCATCCCCCCCCAGAGCGACcagccttccccccctcccacgcctgCCCCTGTTGCAGTGACTCCTCTGGgagaagccctgcccccccggcgaGACCAGCCAGACCCTGCCACTGCCCCAACACCTACAGgagaagccctgcccccccggcgaGACCAGCCAGACCCTGCCACTGCCCCAACACCTACAggagaagccccgcccccccggggagaccagccagcccctgccactgccccaacACCTCCAGgagaagccctgcccccccggggagaccagccagcccctgccactgcccccacacctcctggagaagccctgcccccccagggagaccagccagcccctgccgctgcccccccacctccagaagaagccctgccgccccagcgagaccagccagcccctgccgctgctcccccacctccaggagaagccctgccgccccagcgagaccagccagcccctgctcccccacctccaGAAGAAGCCTTGCCGCCCCAGCGagaccagccagcccctgccgctgCTCCCCCACCTCCAGAAGAAGCTCTGCCCCCCCGGGGAGACCAGCCAGCCCCAGTAGTTGCTCCAGCTGCTGTGGAAGGGACCCCTACATTTGCAAAGAGCCCTCCAGGAAATGCCCGGctttccccagctgcagccaccccCCCAGGAGAAGCGCTACCCCGCAGGAGCAATGGGCCATCCCCTGCCACCGCTGCTTCTCCACCGCCTGCCGCAGCGGCCACCAGCCCCAGGCCCAAGCAAG GTGCCCAGAAAGCCGAAGCGAGGCAGAGGCAGGCGAAGGAGCGGAGGGAGGAGCGGGCCAAGTACCTGG CCACCAAGCGAGCGCTGTggctggagaaggaggagaaggCCAAGGTGCTGCGGGAGAGGCAGCTGGAGGATCGCAGgaagcggctggaggagcagaggcTGAAGGCAGAGAAGCGTCGGGCCATCCTGGAGGAGCGCCAGAGGCAGAAGCTGGAGAAGAACAAG GAGCGCTACGAAGCCGCCATCCAGAGGTCAGCCAAGAAGACCTGGGCCGAGATCCGGCAGCAGAGGTGGTCGTGGGCTGGCGCGCTGCACCAGAGCTCCCCCCGGCACAAGAATG ACCGGAGCTTGCAGCTGAGCCCCTGGGAGAGCAGCATCGTGGACCGGCTCATGACGCCCACCCTCTCCTTCCTGGCCCGCAGCAGAAGCGCCGTGACGCTGGCCGGCACTGGCAAGGAGCAGG cagtgcCGGTGTGCCCCCGCTCCGCCTCCACCAGCcccctcagcccctgcaacaaccACCGCCTGCAGCACCGCTGCTGGGAGCGCCGCAGGGTGGTGGCCAGCAGCCCGGAGGTGACGCCGCGCCGGAGAGTTGAGTCCTCGCCC AAGAAGAAGGAGAAGAAGGACAAGGAGCGGGAGAACGCCAAGGAGCGGAGCGCCCTGTCTCGCGAGCGGGGCCTCAAGAagcaccagccccagcccggcagccagcccagactccCCCGGCCCTCCGCGGACAGCAG CCCGAGGCCAAAGAACCGGCCCTCATCACCTGCCACCCCCAACCACCGGCCGGCTTCCCCCAGCCCAGGCCTCGGCTCGCCCCACAAGCCGCCACTGCCCCGCAGCGTCCACTCCTCCCGCAAGGGCCGGCCCAGGGCCAAGGAGGAGCGCGAGAGCCAGCTGAAGGCACGcgagaagaaggaggaggaagaggagaggggaacagcctccccagccccgcctgaCACTCCCAAGACCCCTGGGCCCGCTGAGCAGCCCCCAG GTGTTACTGCCCCCtctggcagccccagccccacgccagcTCCTGCCACGCCTTCGGGCAAACCCATGGCGGGCACCACAGACCGAGAAGAGGCAGCCCGGCTCCTGACAGAGAAACGCCGGCAAGCCCGCGAGCAGCGTGAGCGTGAGGAGcaggagcgccgggagcaggaGGAGCGGGAGAG GCGCCAGAGGGAGGAGCAGGCCCAGCGGGAAGCCCAGGAGCAGGCGCAGCGGGAGGCCGAGCTCCGccggctggaggaggagcagaggcgGCAGCAGGAGGAGCGGCGCCGCCAGGAGGAGCGCCAGGCCGAGGAGCGGGCCCGAGCCGAGCAGGAGGAGACGGAGCGGCTGCAGAAGCAG agggaggaggcagaggcgcgGGCCCGCGAGGAGGCCGAGAGGCAGCGGCTGGAACGGGAGAAGCATttccagagggaggagcaggagcgGCTGGAGAGGAAGAAG CGGCTGGAAGAGATCATGAAGAGGACGCGCAAGTCGGACGCGGCCGATGCCAAG AAGAAGGACGAGAAGAAAATGGTGAATGGGAAAGAAGCCAAACAGGAGACTGACGCCAGCCCAG GCTGTGGGAAGCGAGCAGGGctgctggcgaaggaagaggagctCCCTGAGTCAGAGACGCCCAGCACAGAGAGTCAGGGTGTGCGGACGGGCCCTGTCCCTGAGGGGCTGCAGCAAAG cccccccagcaaGGACGTGGCGCCCCTGGTGAACGGCGTGCAGCCCGGCAAGCACGAGAACGGCTTCCCCGGCAAGGAGGTGGGCCAGGGCGTGCTGGAGCTCTCACAGCACAGTGGCAGCACCGACCCCATCATCCCCTTCGGGGACAAGGAGCCCTTCCTCAAGACGGCCGTCGTCAAGCCCCCCCAGGTCACAG AAGTGCTGTGA